A genomic segment from Conger conger chromosome 2, fConCon1.1, whole genome shotgun sequence encodes:
- the prr35 gene encoding proline-rich protein 35, whose product MSKEDLTCKTSSVYKHKERKPKKPHYIPRPWGKPYNYKCFQCPFTCMEKSHLYNHMKYSLCKNSLSLLIESDWPYKKGNLLHPEQLRPLQQGPRLRGGNREEAEPFSGLEDQSKKLKPEVTFSGEDLEEGEELADRDSGRGEGAEESQPTKEMSDETNSPVRGSAKRYKQPDTDFLITDVFSLEDQLLKGRSVEVEAKLKHYKLSKTCLTGPSVLSEQWGLLATSQRKAKSEAIPPNTGSIPCYPPPPSFSDCQDPTGLNLSVLGVSYPLSPGLFSYVNPTVPGSAPTHAQLTQLPFLASAAQLMHPASSTLPHTDRALLPPRFYYPLLCEHAFGAAQADASKGTKPSLSPPANMDPKSPPNYPPKINLWKVPALRPSPMAPSTAWASQQHVPMSPEASYRAVEKRLQALSKEGKNSWSLKPTPDMPSVRELACKRTGVPLETLEGPSEKKAQLGYTLDVFKNIHTPSPISVATNKLLHHNSFRTARQQSRSVEEWYSDVMKSPPESVGGETPPAPMPGKVAGRAGCHEDERKTVEEQDSESAAVLLKDLSKALQEYQDAEHKISHLVKQDILGQHHLWEHLCKIRSELSHIHQALEKTARQNEGPLDLSLKKDLEMMGDGCNQRIGEATKGGVIGETEEDEEVEEEEEEEEEEEGEAAETEGTTDSLERRRQSLDILIKMNRAGHSETGLGAVVKAEVLSPGALGLRPTPPEVLWPSRTTKCEADSSVLLCPDGRPLVFTDFTPGAKNLKRPSSRGRLGETLCPPSPLTATDS is encoded by the exons ATGTCTAAAGAGGATCTCACCTGCAAGACCAGCTCTGTCTACAAACACAAAGAACGCAAGCCCAAGAAGCCCCATTATATCCCACGGCCCTGGGGGAAGCCCTACAACTACAAATGCTTCCAGTGTCCCTTCACCTGCATGGAGAAGTCTCACCTGTACAACCATATGAAGTACAGCCTGTGCAAGAACTCCCTGTCCTTGCTGATTGAGTCTGATTGGCCGTACAAGAAAGGAAATCTCCTACACCCCGAGCAGCTCCGCCCGCTGCAGCAAGGGCCCCGCCTCCGAGGCGGGAACcgggaagaggcagagcccttTTCGGGTCTGGAggaccaatcaaaaaaactGAAGCCAGAGGTGACCTTTTCAGgggaggatctggaagagggagaAGAACTTGCAGATCGGGATTCAGGTCGTGGAGAGGGAGCAGAAGAAAGCCAACCGACCAAAGAGATGAGTGATGAAACTAACAGTCCTGTCAGAGGTAGTGCAAAGAGATATAAGCAGCCAGACACTGATTTTCTGATCACTGATGTCTTTTCCCTGGAGGACCAGCTCCTCAAAGGTCGCTCAGTCGAGGTTGAGGCAAAGTTGAAGCACTACAAACTTTCCAAGACCTGCCTGACTGGTCCCAGTGTTCTCTCTGAGCAGTGGGGTCTGTTGGCCACTAGCCAAAGGAAGGCTAAATCAGAAGCCATACCTCCAAACACTGGCTCTATACCCTGTTACCCTCCACCTCCATCATTCTCTGACTGCCAGGACCCAACTGGACTTAACCTCTCTGTCCTGGGTGTGAGTTACCCATTGAGCCCGGGTCTCTTCTCCTACGTCAACCCCACAGTTCCTGGAAGTGCCCCCACTCATGCCCAGCTCACCCAGCTCCCCTTCCTGGCTTCTGCTGCACAACTCATGCACCCAGCCTCCAGCACACTCCCGCACACGGACAGGGCCCTCCTGCCTCCACGCTTCTACTACCCTCTCCTCTGTGAACACGCCTTTGGCGCGGCCCAGGCGGATGCGAGCAAGGGGACCAAACCTTCCCTATCTCCTCCAGCTAACATGGACCCCAAGTCCCCACCTAACTACCCACCCAAGATCAACCTTTGGAAGGTCCCTGCACTTCGACCCAGTCCCATGGCTCCCTCTACTGCCTGGGCATCTCAACAGCATGTCCCCATGTCCCCCGAAGCCAGTTACAGAGCTGTGGAGAAAAGGCTTCAGGCCTTAAGCAAGGAGGGTAAGAATAGCTGGAGCCTCAAACCTACTCCAGATATGCCCTCAGTCAGAGAACTGGCTTGCAAGAGGACAGGGGTCCCACTTGAGACCCTCGAGGGTCCATCAGAAAAGAAGGCACAACTAGGATATACCCTGGATGTTTTCAAGAACATCCATACACCGTCACCTATCTCTGTAGCAACCAATAAGCTCCTCCACCATAACAG TTTTCGGACTGCCCGGCAACAGTCTCGGTCTGTGGAAGAGTGGTACTCAGATGTGATGAAGAGTCCTCCAGAGAGTGTTGGCGGTGAGACGCCACCTGCACCAATGCCAGGTAAAGTGGCTGGaagagctggctgccatgaagATGAGAGAAAGACAGTAGAGGAGCAGGACTCAGAGTCAGCAGCAGTGCTGCTTAAAGACCTCTCCAAGGCCCTGCAGGAGTACCAGGACGCTGAGCACAAGATATCTCACCTCGTGAAGCAGGACATACTGGGGCAGCACCACCTCTGGGAGCACCTGTGCAAGATCCGCAGTGAGCTCTCCCACATACACCAGGCCCTAGAGAAGACAGCCCGCCAAAATGAAGGGCCCCTGGATCTGTCTCTCAAGAAGGACCTGGAAATGATGGGAGATGGATGCAACCAGCGCATAGGGGAAGCTACAAAGGGAGGTGTGATTGGAGAGACTGAGGAGGATGAAGAagtagaggaagaggaggaggaagaggaggaagaggagggagaggccgCTGAGACAGAAGGGACAACAGACTCTTTGGAGAGACGGAGACAGTCACTGGACATCCTGATAAAGATGAACCGAGCAGGGCACTCCGAGACCGGTCTGGGAGCCGTGGTGAAGGCTGAGGTGCTTTCCCCTGGTGCTCTGGGTCTGCGCCCCACTCCTCCGGAGGTACTGTGGCCCAGCCGGACCACTAAGTGTGAGGCCGACTCCAGTGTGCTTCTGTGCCCCGATGGACGTCCCTTGGTCTTCACTGACTTCACCCCCGGTGCTAAGAACCTGAAGAGGCCTTCATCCAGAGGGCGGTTAGGGGAGACACTGTGCCCTCCCAGCCCACTTACTGCTACTGACTCCTAG